Proteins encoded in a region of the Campylobacter sp. MIT 99-7217 genome:
- a CDS encoding biotin/lipoyl-containing protein — translation MAKKFIDVMDTSFRDGFQSVYGARVLMQDFFPAVEAAKEAGITHFEFGGGARFQSLYFYLNEDAFLMMDKFRELVGKEANLQTLARGVNTVMLDTGSRELIDLHAKLFAKHGTTTIRNFDALNDVNNLKFSGECITKHGLKHEVTITLMDLPQGCSGAHDVAFYEKSLKEILAAEIPFSSICFKDASGTSNPNKIYETIKMARKLLPQSTHIRLHTHETAGVSVACYLAALEAGVDGIDLAASPVSGGTSQPDILTMLHAVKGKNYDLGGLDPEKILIYEEVLNECLKDYFLPPEATQVSPLIPFSPMPGGALTANTQMMRDNNILDKFPQVIKAMREVVEKGGFGTSVTPVSQFYFQQAFNNVMFGKWKKIAEGYGKMVLGYFGKTPVKPDEEVIKLASKQLNLEPTSELAIDLADKDEKKSLEFTKKLLEQEGIETSEENIFIAAACKEKGIAFLKGEAKVNVRKLSTMPKPNANLADENKFTVSVNGNKYHVEVAAGFDKSVNIKSVSKVNADESQTAPASDESADGIKASISGSVFKIKVKEGESVKAGQVVFVLEAMKMEIEVSAPKDGTIKTLCVKTGDSVSEGQNLAIY, via the coding sequence ATGGCTAAAAAATTTATCGATGTTATGGATACGAGCTTTAGGGACGGCTTTCAGTCTGTTTATGGGGCTAGGGTTTTGATGCAAGATTTTTTCCCAGCTGTTGAGGCTGCTAAGGAAGCTGGTATCACGCATTTTGAATTTGGCGGTGGGGCGAGGTTTCAAAGCCTTTATTTTTATCTTAATGAAGACGCTTTTTTGATGATGGATAAATTCCGTGAGCTTGTGGGCAAAGAAGCAAATCTTCAAACCCTAGCAAGAGGCGTAAATACCGTCATGCTAGATACGGGAAGTAGGGAGCTTATCGATCTTCATGCAAAGCTTTTTGCTAAGCATGGCACAACGACGATTCGAAATTTTGACGCACTCAATGATGTAAATAATCTTAAATTTAGTGGCGAATGTATCACAAAACACGGCTTAAAGCATGAAGTAACCATTACTTTAATGGACTTGCCGCAAGGCTGTAGTGGTGCTCATGATGTAGCCTTTTACGAAAAGAGCTTGAAAGAGATTTTAGCTGCTGAAATACCTTTTTCTAGCATTTGTTTTAAAGACGCCAGCGGGACTTCAAATCCAAATAAAATTTATGAAACCATAAAAATGGCAAGAAAACTTCTGCCTCAAAGCACGCACATCAGGCTTCATACTCATGAAACAGCAGGTGTTAGTGTAGCTTGCTATTTGGCTGCCTTGGAAGCTGGCGTTGATGGTATCGATCTTGCTGCAAGTCCTGTAAGTGGGGGTACTTCTCAGCCTGATATTTTAACCATGCTTCATGCAGTGAAAGGCAAAAATTACGATCTAGGCGGACTTGATCCTGAAAAAATCCTCATTTATGAAGAGGTCTTAAATGAGTGCTTGAAAGATTATTTTTTGCCACCTGAAGCAACGCAGGTAAGCCCATTAATACCTTTCTCGCCAATGCCAGGCGGTGCATTAACTGCTAATACCCAAATGATGAGAGATAACAATATCTTAGATAAATTCCCACAAGTCATCAAAGCTATGCGTGAAGTCGTGGAAAAAGGAGGCTTTGGCACTTCTGTAACTCCGGTTTCGCAGTTTTATTTTCAACAAGCCTTTAACAATGTTATGTTTGGCAAATGGAAAAAAATCGCCGAAGGATATGGAAAAATGGTCTTAGGCTATTTTGGAAAAACTCCTGTTAAGCCTGATGAAGAAGTGATAAAACTTGCAAGCAAGCAACTCAATCTTGAGCCTACAAGTGAATTAGCCATCGATCTAGCCGATAAAGATGAGAAAAAATCTCTTGAATTTACCAAAAAACTCCTTGAGCAAGAGGGTATAGAAACGAGCGAGGAGAATATTTTTATCGCTGCTGCTTGCAAAGAAAAGGGCATAGCCTTTTTAAAAGGCGAGGCTAAGGTAAATGTAAGAAAGCTAAGCACCATGCCAAAACCAAATGCTAACTTGGCTGATGAAAACAAATTTACCGTTTCAGTTAATGGCAACAAATACCATGTAGAAGTTGCCGCCGGCTTTGATAAAAGCGTGAATATCAAAAGCGTGAGCAAGGTAAATGCTGATGAGAGCCAAACAGCTCCTGCAAGTGATGAGAGTGCTGATGGGATCAAGGCTAGCATTTCAGGCAGTGTTTTTAAGATCAAGGTTAAAGAAGGAGAAAGTGTTAAGGCAGGGCAGGTTGTTTTCGTGCTTGAGGCTATGAAAATGGAGATTGAAGTGAGTGCGCCAAAAGATGGCACGATCAAGACACTTTGCGTAAAAACAGGCGACAGCGTGAGCGAAGGTCAAAATTTAGCTATTTATTAA
- the pckA gene encoding phosphoenolpyruvate carboxykinase (ATP), protein MKDIEKLGLENIKEIFYNLSYEELFKHEVQNKEGELASNDTFCVDTGIFTGRSPKDKYFVQRDPSQKFISWGKINHPINEELFNKLLAKAKKQLSNSEIYIQDAFCGSSLKSRKAVRFVTQVAWQAHFVKNMFIRPKKEELESFTPDFVVYNACKCVNEDYKKDGLNSEVFVIFDVENNIGVIGGTWYGGEMKKGIFSMMNYWLALENKFPMHCSANVGEKGDTALFFGLSGTGKTTLSTDPKRKLIGDDEHGWDDDGVFNFEGGCYAKVINLSAENEPEIYAAIKRNALLENVVLRADKSVDYKDASKTENTRVSYPIEHIVNHEPSLKAGHPKNIIFLTADAFGVLPPVSKLSKEQAMYYFLSGYTAKVAGTERGITEPQATFSACFGEPFMPLHPTVYARLLGEKIDKHQASVYLVNTGWSGGAYGVGKRMSIKATRTCINAILDGSIKECEFENFEIFNLAIPKALSGVETSLLNPINTWQSKEEYLKTRDKLAKMFVENFKRYEDVKEGVEYSKFGPMF, encoded by the coding sequence ATGAAAGATATTGAAAAATTAGGCTTAGAAAATATCAAAGAAATTTTTTATAATCTAAGCTATGAAGAGCTTTTTAAGCATGAAGTGCAGAACAAAGAAGGCGAGCTAGCTAGCAATGATACTTTTTGCGTAGATACAGGCATTTTTACAGGAAGAAGCCCTAAGGATAAATACTTTGTGCAAAGAGATCCTTCTCAAAAGTTTATTTCATGGGGCAAGATAAATCACCCTATCAACGAAGAGCTTTTTAACAAGCTCTTAGCCAAGGCGAAAAAACAGCTTAGTAATAGTGAAATTTATATCCAAGATGCTTTTTGTGGATCGTCTTTAAAAAGTAGAAAGGCTGTGCGTTTTGTAACGCAGGTTGCTTGGCAGGCACATTTTGTTAAAAATATGTTCATTCGTCCAAAAAAAGAAGAGCTTGAAAGCTTTACACCTGATTTTGTAGTATATAATGCTTGTAAATGCGTGAATGAAGATTACAAAAAAGACGGCTTAAATTCCGAAGTTTTCGTGATCTTTGATGTGGAAAATAATATAGGCGTTATAGGTGGAACTTGGTATGGCGGAGAGATGAAAAAGGGCATTTTTTCGATGATGAATTATTGGTTAGCTCTTGAAAACAAATTCCCTATGCACTGCTCGGCAAATGTCGGCGAAAAAGGCGATACGGCTTTGTTTTTCGGTCTTAGTGGCACGGGAAAAACCACGCTTTCAACTGATCCAAAAAGAAAGCTTATCGGCGATGATGAGCATGGCTGGGACGATGATGGTGTGTTTAATTTTGAGGGCGGTTGCTATGCAAAGGTTATTAATCTCAGTGCTGAAAATGAGCCTGAAATTTACGCAGCCATTAAACGCAACGCACTTTTAGAAAATGTCGTTTTAAGAGCTGATAAAAGTGTGGATTATAAAGATGCTAGTAAGACTGAAAATACACGCGTTTCTTATCCTATCGAGCATATTGTAAATCACGAGCCAAGTCTAAAAGCAGGACACCCAAAAAATATCATCTTTTTAACAGCTGATGCTTTTGGCGTTTTGCCTCCTGTAAGCAAGCTTAGTAAAGAACAAGCGATGTATTATTTTTTAAGCGGTTATACGGCTAAGGTCGCAGGAACTGAAAGGGGCATAACAGAGCCTCAAGCTACTTTTTCAGCGTGCTTTGGTGAGCCTTTTATGCCACTTCACCCTACCGTTTATGCAAGACTTTTGGGCGAGAAAATCGACAAACATCAAGCAAGCGTTTATCTAGTCAATACCGGCTGGAGCGGTGGTGCTTACGGCGTGGGTAAAAGAATGAGCATAAAAGCAACTAGAACTTGCATTAATGCTATACTTGATGGGAGCATTAAAGAATGCGAATTTGAAAATTTTGAGATTTTTAATCTAGCCATTCCTAAGGCTTTAAGTGGGGTTGAAACCTCGCTTTTAAATCCTATCAACACTTGGCAAAGTAAGGAAGAATATCTCAAAACAAGGGACAAGCTCGCAAAAATGTTTGTTGAAAATTTCAAACGCTACGAAGATGTGAAAGAGGGTGTTGAATACTCTAAATTTGGTCCTATGTTTTAA
- the argH gene encoding argininosuccinate lyase yields the protein MKNEMWSGRFDEASNELLKEFNASLGFDKTLFKEDIEGSLAHSAMLFACKIITEEEFKAIQRGLEQVKAEIERGEFVFDIADEDIHMAVEKRLSQIIGAEIGGRLHTARSRNDQVATDFKLFVRKQNLNLQNLLKELIKTLLIHAKAHKTTIMPSFTHLQHAQPISFSFYILTYAFMFERDIKRLRASFERADFSPLGSCACAGTSYDTNRALSAKELGFKNVCANAMDGVSDRDFALDMLYDIAVIFTHTSRLCEELILFSSTEFKFIQLSDSFSTGSSIMPQKKNPDVAELIRGKTGRVYGNLIALFTTMKALPLAYNKDMQEDKEGLFDSVKTANESLIILNAMLKELKINAKNMLQSCKKGHLLATDLADFLVREKNIPFRKAHFIVGELVARAEKEGIDICEIKDLSAYNPIFDESAMKFLDFTHSLNLKQSEGSSSVKSVEKQIALLEKFLEDN from the coding sequence ATGAAAAATGAAATGTGGTCGGGTCGTTTTGACGAAGCAAGTAATGAGCTTTTAAAGGAATTTAACGCAAGCTTGGGCTTTGATAAAACGCTTTTTAAAGAAGACATTGAGGGTTCATTAGCTCATAGTGCCATGCTTTTTGCTTGCAAAATCATCACTGAAGAGGAATTTAAAGCCATACAAAGGGGTTTAGAGCAGGTAAAAGCTGAGATTGAAAGGGGCGAATTTGTTTTTGATATCGCTGATGAGGATATTCATATGGCGGTGGAAAAAAGGCTTAGCCAGATCATAGGTGCTGAGATAGGTGGCAGGCTTCACACGGCAAGGAGCAGGAACGATCAGGTGGCGACTGATTTTAAACTTTTTGTAAGAAAACAAAACCTAAATTTGCAAAATTTGCTTAAGGAGCTTATCAAGACCTTACTTATTCATGCTAAGGCTCATAAAACGACCATTATGCCAAGTTTTACTCATCTTCAGCACGCTCAGCCCATAAGCTTTTCTTTTTATATCCTAACTTATGCTTTTATGTTTGAAAGGGATATCAAAAGGCTTAGAGCAAGCTTTGAAAGGGCTGATTTTAGTCCGCTTGGAAGCTGTGCTTGTGCTGGAACGAGCTATGATACAAACAGGGCTTTAAGTGCGAAAGAACTTGGCTTTAAAAATGTCTGCGCAAATGCCATGGACGGCGTGAGTGATAGAGACTTTGCTCTTGATATGCTTTATGATATTGCCGTGATTTTTACGCACACTTCAAGGCTTTGTGAGGAACTTATACTTTTTTCAAGCACAGAGTTTAAATTTATCCAGCTAAGTGATAGTTTCTCAACAGGCAGTTCCATCATGCCACAAAAGAAAAATCCCGATGTAGCCGAGCTTATAAGAGGAAAAACCGGGCGCGTTTATGGGAATTTAATCGCACTTTTTACCACGATGAAAGCTTTGCCACTAGCCTATAATAAGGACATGCAAGAAGATAAAGAAGGGCTTTTTGATAGCGTAAAAACGGCAAATGAAAGCCTCATCATCTTAAATGCTATGTTAAAAGAACTTAAGATCAATGCCAAAAATATGCTTCAATCTTGTAAAAAAGGGCATTTACTTGCGACTGATTTGGCGGATTTTTTGGTGCGTGAAAAAAATATCCCTTTTAGAAAGGCTCATTTTATCGTGGGCGAACTTGTCGCAAGGGCTGAAAAAGAGGGCATTGATATATGCGAGATCAAGGATTTAAGTGCTTATAATCCTATCTTTGATGAAAGTGCGATGAAATTTTTAGACTTTACGCATTCTTTAAATTTAAAGCAAAGCGAGGGTTCAAGCTCGGTTAAAAGCGTAGAAAAGCAAATCGCACTTTTAGAAAAATTCTTAGAAGATAACTAG
- a CDS encoding F0F1 ATP synthase subunit C has translation MKKILFLTFALVGVALAAPEGAPVEVESINVWIKAFSVLAAGLGLGVAALGGAIGMGHTAAATIAGTARNPGLGGKLMTTMFIALAMIEAQVIYALVIALIALYANPFIVFA, from the coding sequence ATGAAAAAAATTCTGTTTTTAACTTTTGCTTTGGTGGGTGTAGCTCTTGCTGCTCCTGAGGGTGCTCCTGTAGAGGTTGAGTCTATAAATGTTTGGATTAAGGCATTTTCTGTCTTAGCAGCAGGACTTGGTCTTGGTGTGGCAGCTCTTGGTGGTGCTATTGGTATGGGACATACAGCTGCAGCAACTATAGCTGGAACAGCTAGAAATCCGGGTCTTGGCGGTAAGCTTATGACAACGATGTTCATTGCTTTGGCGATGATTGAAGCACAAGTTATTTATGCCCTTGTTATCGCTTTGATCGCTCTTTATGCAAATCCTTTCATCGTTTTTGCGTAA
- a CDS encoding DNA polymerase III subunit delta — protein sequence MYKKDLQNLLKGSYFPNFFALYGADNFQTELFAQIIKKRYGADESLKVYFEEYDFKRASDYLSSSSLFSEKKLLELRLFKKPSTKELKALVELCKNHKDNFLLLELYDEGSKQNELEKIFENNFARFFKISNSREATELLRIKASQLDIEVSDTALYTLFSTFDENLYLAASELNKFQGLKIDQASIEKYCFSLSIMGFDEFFEKLLSGKDLKEDLEKILDNFNEIALLNSLGSSFYRLFKIFLYAKIYGKVDLKELLGYAPPPQVGKSLQNQAFSLNLKQYKEIFTLFTQSEYELKTQSKLAKKEFLIANLLKLKQVLKK from the coding sequence ATGTATAAAAAGGATTTGCAAAATTTACTCAAAGGAAGTTATTTTCCAAATTTTTTCGCACTTTATGGAGCGGATAATTTTCAAACCGAACTTTTCGCACAAATCATCAAAAAAAGATATGGGGCTGATGAGAGCTTGAAGGTTTATTTTGAAGAGTATGATTTTAAAAGGGCTAGTGATTATCTTAGTAGTTCTTCTTTGTTTAGCGAGAAAAAACTTCTTGAACTAAGGCTTTTTAAAAAACCAAGCACAAAAGAGCTTAAAGCCTTGGTTGAGCTATGTAAAAATCATAAGGATAATTTTTTACTTTTAGAACTTTATGATGAGGGTTCAAAACAAAATGAGCTTGAGAAAATTTTTGAAAATAATTTTGCGAGATTTTTTAAAATTTCAAACTCAAGAGAAGCCACTGAACTTTTACGGATCAAAGCCTCACAACTTGATATCGAAGTAAGCGATACAGCCTTATACACGCTTTTTAGCACCTTTGATGAAAATTTATACCTTGCAGCAAGTGAGCTGAACAAATTTCAAGGTTTAAAAATCGATCAAGCAAGCATAGAAAAATATTGTTTTTCTTTAAGCATAATGGGCTTTGATGAGTTTTTTGAAAAGCTTTTATCAGGCAAAGATCTAAAAGAAGACTTAGAAAAAATTTTAGATAATTTTAACGAAATAGCCTTGTTAAATTCTTTAGGATCAAGCTTTTATCGCCTTTTTAAGATCTTTCTTTATGCGAAAATTTATGGCAAAGTTGATCTTAAAGAACTTTTAGGCTATGCTCCACCGCCTCAAGTTGGCAAAAGTTTGCAAAATCAAGCCTTTTCTTTAAATCTCAAGCAATACAAAGAAATTTTTACACTTTTTACCCAAAGTGAATACGAGCTTAAAACCCAATCAAAACTCGCAAAAAAGGAATTTCTCATTGCAAATTTACTCAAACTTAAACAAGTTTTAAAGAAATGA
- a CDS encoding RNB domain-containing ribonuclease has product MKEFLKSLSYGVSSSKITNELKQVLRELHANNIITEHKNKFYLNNGFVFGQLDISSKGTGFLRCFDESFTKDLRIESKDLKGANYADIVVCKLLPLKKKRASAKVILILQRANETSLVITKKYGEAVLGMNIKTGLSQALKASQKSLKALPLGTILKIRNQDLEIIEVLGHIDDDFIDEKISLALFNKNSEFNDSCIKESLANGDFVDASMYENRLDLRHLSFCTIDPIDAKDFDDAIFYDEKSRAIYVAIADVSEYVFAYGAIDKEARARGFSIYFPHKAIPMLPRALSENICSLKPNVDRLAYCVKISLDENLEVIKEELFEALINSKRRFNYDEVDAILIQKPDLKDLSYLYPLFHITRELRKKRLKNAFEFKTEELRMSLDEQNRLLTTHYEGDTDAHNLIEDCMLLANKAAARLINEVGIFRNHLSADQKKISKLLDELSSLGIDVKDKPKLTELIRDIQALAQELGIRSEVDKLIIKAQKKAEYSSINQGHFGLGFERYTHFTSPIRRYSDLILHRLLKAKCSNDQKKFEYLLLNIQSTCESLSVLEREADKVAWDFMDRKFARWAKLNIGKTFRAYISENTNINIAKLDDEIKGAEIILYDHETNLLQNVLVQITDVDIIMAKIFGKIIKNLDEKEPS; this is encoded by the coding sequence ATGAAAGAATTTTTAAAAAGCTTGAGTTATGGAGTTTCAAGCTCAAAAATCACTAATGAACTCAAGCAAGTTTTAAGAGAACTGCACGCAAACAACATTATCACGGAACATAAAAATAAATTTTATCTTAATAATGGCTTTGTATTTGGACAACTTGATATTTCAAGCAAGGGAACAGGCTTTTTAAGGTGCTTTGATGAATCTTTCACAAAAGACTTGCGTATAGAAAGCAAGGATTTAAAAGGTGCAAACTATGCAGATATAGTTGTTTGTAAGCTTTTGCCCCTCAAGAAAAAAAGAGCAAGTGCTAAGGTTATTTTAATTTTACAAAGAGCTAATGAAACTTCTCTTGTCATCACAAAAAAATACGGCGAGGCTGTGCTTGGAATGAACATAAAAACAGGCTTAAGTCAAGCCCTGAAAGCCTCGCAAAAATCCCTAAAAGCCTTACCACTTGGAACTATCCTAAAAATACGCAACCAAGATCTTGAAATCATAGAGGTTTTAGGACATATTGATGATGATTTTATTGATGAAAAAATTTCTCTTGCCTTGTTTAATAAAAATAGCGAATTTAATGATTCTTGCATTAAAGAATCCCTTGCAAATGGAGACTTTGTCGATGCAAGCATGTATGAAAACAGGCTTGATTTAAGGCATTTAAGCTTTTGCACCATAGATCCCATAGACGCAAAAGATTTTGATGATGCGATCTTTTATGATGAAAAATCAAGAGCTATTTATGTAGCCATAGCTGATGTAAGCGAATATGTCTTTGCTTATGGGGCTATTGATAAGGAGGCTAGAGCTAGGGGCTTTTCTATTTATTTTCCTCACAAGGCTATCCCTATGCTTCCAAGAGCTTTGAGCGAAAATATCTGCTCTTTAAAGCCAAATGTCGATAGGCTGGCGTATTGCGTTAAAATCAGCTTAGATGAAAATTTAGAGGTCATAAAAGAAGAACTTTTTGAAGCCTTGATCAATTCTAAAAGAAGATTTAATTATGATGAAGTTGATGCAATTTTAATCCAAAAGCCTGATTTAAAGGATCTTTCCTATCTTTACCCTCTTTTTCATATCACGCGTGAGCTTAGAAAAAAAAGGCTCAAAAATGCCTTTGAGTTTAAAACTGAAGAATTAAGAATGAGTCTTGATGAACAAAACCGCCTACTTACAACGCATTATGAGGGCGATACTGATGCACATAATTTAATAGAAGATTGTATGCTTTTAGCAAATAAAGCAGCAGCAAGGCTTATCAATGAGGTGGGCATTTTTAGAAATCATCTTAGTGCTGATCAAAAAAAGATCTCCAAACTCTTAGATGAGCTTTCAAGCCTTGGTATTGATGTAAAAGATAAGCCAAAACTTACCGAGCTTATAAGAGACATTCAAGCCCTAGCACAAGAGCTTGGCATACGATCTGAAGTAGATAAACTCATCATAAAAGCTCAAAAAAAGGCTGAGTACTCAAGCATTAATCAAGGACATTTTGGGCTAGGATTTGAAAGATATACCCACTTTACAAGCCCTATTCGCAGGTATTCTGATCTCATTTTACACAGACTTTTAAAGGCAAAATGTAGCAATGATCAAAAGAAATTTGAATACTTACTTTTAAATATACAAAGCACTTGCGAAAGCCTAAGCGTTTTAGAAAGAGAAGCTGATAAAGTGGCTTGGGACTTTATGGATAGGAAATTTGCACGCTGGGCAAAACTAAATATCGGCAAAACTTTTAGAGCCTATATCAGCGAAAACACAAATATCAATATCGCTAAACTTGATGATGAGATAAAGGGTGCTGAAATCATACTTTATGATCATGAGACAAATTTATTGCAAAATGTTTTGGTGCAAATCACTGATGTGGATATAATCATGGCAAAAATTTTTGGTAAAATTATAAAAAATTTAGACGAAAAAGAGCCTAGCTAA
- a CDS encoding divergent polysaccharide deacetylase family protein, with the protein MKSWFFWVLLLGIVAGIALSFFIPTQKINLEVQNSFIPEKNTTLEQNHTQTTIKKGLFADYEEGQIQTHTEEIVENNTSIKELNISKIIEFNLSKDQIFDHQSLYFKAPNYFQFDLKDYKKTEQNSSKKDENLSTPTNLDLNTTKKPLVKTKHKGAKLAIIIDDMASATQVRNLKNTKLKLIPSFFPRDKNHPLTPQYAKEFKFFMVHLPLAAFNFKNEETQTLSPQDTQERIDEKIAEIYKDFENLKFINNHTGSLFTSDEEAMRKLFRAFERYGFVFVDSVTIGKSKGEKISKEFGQIPIKRDIFLDNQDSVAYIKKQLQKAVHLAQKKGFAIAIGHPRKNTFKALVESKDLLESVELVYLNEIYKEQ; encoded by the coding sequence ATGAAAAGTTGGTTTTTTTGGGTTCTTTTGCTGGGCATTGTTGCTGGCATTGCTTTAAGTTTTTTTATACCCACTCAAAAAATCAATCTTGAAGTGCAAAATTCTTTTATACCTGAAAAAAACACAACTTTAGAGCAAAATCATACTCAAACTACTATAAAAAAGGGCTTGTTTGCTGATTATGAAGAAGGACAAATTCAAACACATACAGAAGAAATTGTTGAAAACAATACTTCAATCAAAGAGCTTAATATAAGCAAAATCATAGAATTTAATCTCAGCAAAGATCAAATCTTTGATCATCAAAGTTTGTATTTTAAAGCTCCAAATTATTTTCAATTTGACCTTAAAGACTATAAAAAAACAGAGCAAAACTCAAGTAAAAAAGATGAAAATTTAAGCACACCGACAAATTTGGATTTAAACACGACAAAAAAGCCTCTTGTAAAAACAAAGCACAAGGGGGCAAAGCTTGCTATTATCATCGATGATATGGCAAGTGCTACTCAGGTAAGAAATTTAAAAAACACCAAGCTTAAGCTCATTCCTTCTTTTTTTCCAAGGGATAAAAACCACCCACTAACGCCTCAGTATGCAAAGGAATTTAAGTTTTTTATGGTGCATTTACCTCTTGCTGCGTTTAATTTTAAAAATGAAGAAACCCAAACTCTAAGCCCACAAGATACACAAGAGCGTATTGATGAAAAGATAGCAGAAATTTACAAGGATTTTGAAAATTTAAAATTTATAAACAATCACACAGGAAGCCTTTTTACAAGTGATGAAGAGGCTATGAGAAAGCTTTTTAGAGCCTTTGAAAGATATGGATTTGTTTTTGTTGATTCTGTTACCATAGGAAAGAGTAAAGGAGAAAAGATCTCTAAAGAATTTGGACAAATTCCTATCAAAAGAGACATTTTTCTTGATAATCAAGATAGCGTCGCATATATCAAAAAACAACTTCAAAAAGCCGTTCATCTTGCGCAAAAAAAAGGCTTTGCTATTGCCATAGGACACCCAAGAAAAAACACCTTTAAAGCCCTTGTTGAAAGTAAGGATTTGCTTGAAAGTGTCGAGCTTGTGTATTTGAATGAAATTTATAAAGAACAATGA
- a CDS encoding DNA-processing protein DprA, which produces MILSSLPKEFLELSKPVKKLFYKGNLSLLEQPKVAIIGSRKMSVYTKNLVLELSFLLKEIGVCVVSGGAIGVDICAAKGAFPSTIAIFANGLDQIYPKSNEHLIKQIYEHALALSENEPKYLPQRYDFLLRNRLIIALSKAVVVAQADLQSGSLQSANLALKLNKPLFVLPQRLDESKGTNLLLAQNKARLIHDLKDFALCFGELKKREEDDEVLEFCKKGVSLDEALDKFGERVYEYELLGKIEINGVFIRVLV; this is translated from the coding sequence ATGATTTTATCTTCTTTGCCTAAGGAATTTCTTGAGCTTTCAAAGCCTGTGAAAAAGCTTTTTTATAAAGGAAATTTAAGCCTGCTTGAGCAACCAAAAGTAGCGATTATTGGCTCAAGAAAAATGAGTGTTTATACTAAAAATTTGGTCTTAGAGCTTAGCTTTTTACTTAAAGAAATTGGGGTTTGTGTGGTGAGTGGTGGAGCTATTGGGGTTGATATTTGTGCTGCAAAGGGAGCTTTTCCAAGTACCATAGCCATTTTTGCTAATGGTCTTGATCAAATTTATCCAAAAAGCAATGAACACTTGATCAAGCAAATTTACGAACATGCCTTAGCATTGAGCGAAAACGAGCCTAAGTATTTGCCTCAAAGATATGATTTTTTACTTCGAAATAGACTTATCATCGCTTTAAGTAAAGCTGTTGTCGTGGCTCAAGCTGATCTTCAAAGTGGTTCTTTACAAAGTGCAAATTTAGCCTTAAAGCTTAACAAACCTTTGTTTGTTTTGCCTCAAAGACTTGATGAAAGCAAGGGGACAAATTTGCTTTTAGCACAAAATAAAGCAAGGCTCATTCATGATCTAAAAGATTTTGCTCTTTGCTTTGGAGAGTTGAAAAAAAGAGAAGAAGATGATGAGGTGCTTGAGTTTTGTAAAAAAGGCGTAAGCTTAGATGAGGCTTTGGATAAATTTGGAGAGCGAGTTTATGAGTATGAGCTTTTAGGAAAGATAGAAATAAATGGCGTTTTTATCAGGGTGCTTGTATGA
- the ruvX gene encoding Holliday junction resolvase RuvX, with protein sequence MNALGLDVGLKRIGVALCINESIVMPLEAVLRKNRKQAASELKALLKEHEISKLIVGLPKGGSSEEEMSKRIRHFISLLDFEKELVFVDESFTSKEASKLQRANSRKKDGKLDSLAAFLMLKDYFGII encoded by the coding sequence ATGAATGCCTTAGGTCTTGATGTGGGTTTAAAACGCATAGGCGTAGCACTTTGCATAAATGAAAGCATAGTCATGCCCTTAGAAGCTGTGCTTAGAAAAAACAGAAAACAAGCAGCTAGCGAGCTTAAAGCCTTGCTTAAAGAGCATGAAATTTCAAAGCTTATCGTAGGGCTTCCAAAGGGTGGTTCAAGCGAGGAGGAAATGAGCAAACGCATAAGGCATTTTATCAGCTTGCTTGATTTTGAAAAAGAGCTTGTTTTTGTTGATGAGAGCTTTACAAGCAAGGAAGCCTCCAAGCTTCAAAGAGCAAATTCAAGAAAAAAAGATGGCAAACTAGATAGTCTTGCAGCTTTCTTAATGCTAAAGGATTATTTTGGCATTATTTGA